One Kitasatospora viridis genomic region harbors:
- a CDS encoding toxin-antitoxin system HicB family antitoxin — MTKQINIRLDDDVHARLVARAEAEGTTVTALITQAAERDPRLDGGAATAAAFLAKHASEFAEAFPEEEPDSASGRAA; from the coding sequence ATGACGAAGCAGATCAACATCCGCCTCGACGACGATGTCCATGCCCGCCTCGTCGCCCGGGCCGAGGCTGAGGGCACCACGGTGACCGCGTTGATTACGCAGGCGGCGGAACGCGACCCCCGCCTGGACGGCGGCGCCGCGACTGCGGCCGCGTTTCTGGCGAAGCACGCATCCGAGTTCGCCGAAGCCTTCCCCGAGGAGGAACCGGACAGCGCCTCCGGGCGGGCTGCCTGA
- a CDS encoding peptidase inhibitor family I36 protein, with translation MNARRRTFAGLLAAAALGAAVLAAAPAYADGPGDCPSDVACLFYNSGFQGSYFGDGAGNSQTPENYLYNSWYTFGGGNGSGAGQYVKNNAASVYDYNINYSVTIYYNSNNAGPSQTIGPDAGANLNSTLKNNNASQCFDFFQECR, from the coding sequence ATGAACGCCAGACGCAGGACCTTCGCCGGGCTGCTGGCGGCCGCGGCGCTGGGCGCCGCTGTGCTGGCCGCCGCGCCCGCCTACGCGGACGGCCCCGGCGACTGTCCGTCCGACGTCGCGTGCCTCTTCTACAACTCGGGCTTCCAGGGCTCGTACTTCGGCGACGGCGCGGGGAACAGCCAGACTCCCGAGAACTACCTCTACAACAGCTGGTACACCTTCGGCGGCGGCAACGGCAGCGGGGCCGGGCAGTACGTCAAGAACAATGCCGCGTCGGTGTACGACTACAACATCAACTACTCCGTGACCATCTACTACAACTCCAACAACGCCGGCCCGAGCCAGACCATCGGCCCCGACGCGGGGGCCAACCTGAACTCCACCCTGAAGAACAACAACGCCTCGCAGTGCTTCGACTTCTTCCAGGAGTGCCGGTGA
- a CDS encoding DDE-type integrase/transposase/recombinase, with the protein MGLADGRLTPVLRGHQSISPQIAEAIHAVHAECLHRSRVGMKTKERMIHQFVREQHGEAAETSIPHYTTLSKVWKEWFGPEGGRQRYLRSAAAVETGASTVTITRPGQVVVLDTTPFPVKLLDGVFGEPITTDLTLGLDAFTHSLVAFRLTPGSDSSIEVAMLLRDVMLPLPMRPDWTPDMAWHYPGVPAALVAEFAGHPVAGRPFFAPETVTSDHGSVYKNHHLVQVARTLGVAVLPARAMRPQDKASCERAFCGIQSLLLELLLGYRGRDVADRGADPEGDAVWTVDEMEHLLATWIVKVWQNRRLDQYAPAWDPGGRHSPNTLFATAAARDGIALQIPTPDLYHHLLPAHYVKVHVRRGVKIGGFWYGAGHPALADLGTSPSPRSGRHRGKWAVNRDPRDCRQVYFERAGHWHTLPWNGLPSSGDIPAFGDARVQQVLREAARAGLKPREDSELLPVLLDLISTHTPVTAWPSRLTKAERTERAREAFRARAADRDRTGPAASHPLPALPRPVELARQNQQAIDGERRRRREAAVPELPPHPGLLGENLRRHSLFALPPADDTDDYESVEERPR; encoded by the coding sequence ATGGGCCTCGCGGACGGACGTCTGACTCCGGTACTGCGCGGGCACCAGTCGATCAGCCCGCAGATCGCGGAGGCGATCCACGCGGTCCACGCGGAGTGCCTGCACCGCTCCCGGGTCGGTATGAAGACCAAGGAGCGGATGATCCACCAGTTCGTCCGGGAGCAGCACGGCGAGGCGGCGGAAACGTCGATCCCGCACTACACGACGCTGTCGAAGGTCTGGAAGGAGTGGTTCGGCCCCGAGGGGGGTCGCCAGCGCTATCTGCGGTCGGCGGCCGCGGTGGAGACCGGCGCGTCCACGGTGACGATCACGCGGCCCGGACAGGTGGTGGTGCTGGACACCACCCCGTTCCCGGTGAAGCTGCTCGACGGCGTCTTCGGTGAGCCGATCACCACGGACCTCACCCTCGGGCTGGACGCCTTCACGCACTCCCTGGTCGCGTTCCGGCTCACCCCGGGCTCGGACTCCTCGATCGAGGTGGCCATGCTGCTGCGGGACGTGATGCTCCCACTACCGATGCGCCCGGACTGGACGCCCGACATGGCCTGGCACTACCCGGGGGTTCCCGCCGCCCTGGTCGCCGAGTTCGCCGGCCACCCGGTCGCCGGGCGCCCGTTCTTCGCGCCGGAGACGGTGACCAGCGATCACGGAAGCGTCTACAAGAACCACCACCTGGTCCAGGTCGCCCGCACCCTCGGAGTGGCGGTCCTGCCCGCCCGTGCGATGCGGCCGCAGGACAAGGCCTCCTGCGAGCGGGCCTTCTGCGGGATCCAGTCGCTGCTGCTGGAACTGCTGCTGGGCTACCGCGGGCGCGATGTCGCGGACCGCGGTGCCGATCCGGAAGGCGACGCCGTCTGGACCGTGGACGAGATGGAGCACCTGCTGGCGACCTGGATCGTGAAGGTCTGGCAGAACCGGCGCCTCGACCAGTACGCGCCCGCCTGGGATCCGGGCGGCCGGCACAGCCCGAACACGCTGTTCGCCACCGCGGCCGCCCGGGACGGCATCGCCCTGCAGATCCCCACCCCGGACCTATACCACCATCTCCTCCCGGCCCACTACGTGAAGGTCCACGTCCGACGCGGGGTCAAGATCGGCGGATTCTGGTACGGCGCAGGCCACCCGGCCCTCGCCGATCTCGGCACCTCCCCGTCCCCGCGAAGCGGCCGCCACCGCGGCAAGTGGGCGGTCAACCGCGACCCGCGCGACTGCCGCCAGGTGTACTTCGAACGCGCCGGACACTGGCACACCCTGCCCTGGAACGGACTGCCCTCCAGCGGGGACATCCCCGCCTTCGGCGACGCGCGAGTCCAGCAAGTCCTGCGCGAGGCGGCCCGCGCCGGCCTCAAACCGCGCGAGGACAGCGAACTCCTCCCGGTGCTGCTCGACCTGATCTCCACCCACACCCCGGTGACCGCGTGGCCGAGCCGGCTGACGAAGGCCGAACGGACCGAGCGGGCCCGGGAAGCGTTCCGGGCCCGGGCCGCCGACCGCGACCGCACGGGCCCGGCTGCCAGCCACCCTCTGCCGGCCTTGCCCCGCCCCGTCGAACTCGCCCGGCAGAACCAACAGGCCATTGACGGCGAACGCCGCCGACGACGGGAGGCCGCGGTCCCCGAACTCCCCCCACACCCGGGCCTGCTCGGCGAAAACCTCCGTCGGCACAGCCTGTTCGCACTGCCTCCCGCCGACGACACGGACGACTACGAGTCAGTAGAGGAAAGGCCGCGATGA
- a CDS encoding SMI1/KNR4 family protein, with protein MIEPPRIGISPVVAPVAESWHLIDGWLAKHAPASRAALRPPASHQAIDRAEERLGFTLPPDLRESLRCHDGDTSHFGVLPCDPLYSTQQIVETRNGRMSIWDADDPDQLDEPWWGTLWVPFAGSDGDEHFIDAGPGRWHNQLGHAAHDDSAHFLGWPSLAVWLHCVAQAMVHHDDHGRIEPVHPPLLPGDGTVGW; from the coding sequence ATGATCGAACCTCCACGCATCGGTATCAGTCCGGTGGTCGCGCCCGTGGCCGAGTCCTGGCACCTCATCGACGGCTGGCTGGCGAAGCACGCACCGGCCAGCCGGGCCGCGCTGCGTCCACCGGCCTCGCACCAGGCCATCGACCGGGCCGAGGAGCGGCTCGGCTTCACGCTCCCGCCCGACCTGCGCGAGTCGCTGCGGTGCCACGACGGAGACACCTCTCACTTCGGCGTTCTGCCCTGCGACCCCTTGTACTCCACGCAGCAGATCGTAGAAACCCGGAACGGGCGGATGAGCATCTGGGACGCCGATGACCCGGACCAGCTCGACGAGCCGTGGTGGGGAACGCTGTGGGTCCCGTTCGCGGGAAGCGACGGCGACGAGCACTTCATCGACGCAGGACCCGGACGGTGGCACAACCAGCTCGGGCACGCCGCCCACGACGACAGCGCCCACTTCCTCGGCTGGCCGAGCCTGGCCGTCTGGCTCCACTGCGTCGCCCAGGCGATGGTGCACCACGACGACCACGGCCGCATCGAGCCGGTCCACCCACCGCTGCTGCCCGGCGACGGAACAGTCGGCTGGTAG
- a CDS encoding SDR family oxidoreductase, whose translation MDINNSVALVTGANRGLGRAFAQRLLERGARKVYATARRPQSVDLPGVEVLPLDIADPAAVRAAAEAAPDVSLLINNAGIQTGTDLVTGSLDAVRHELETNVFGHLGMIREFAPVLAGNGGGAIVNVLSAMSWFGGKGANAYHLSKAAAWAMTNGVRLELAGQGTLVTAVHLGLADTDMAAGWPVAKLAPSDLVDTALDGVEAGLGEVLADQWSRDVKSRLPLAPEEFNAAMDRALAALTAA comes from the coding sequence ATGGACATCAACAACTCAGTTGCCCTTGTCACCGGAGCCAACCGCGGGCTGGGCCGCGCCTTCGCCCAGAGGCTGCTCGAACGGGGCGCCCGCAAGGTCTACGCGACGGCCCGCCGGCCGCAGAGCGTGGATCTGCCCGGGGTCGAGGTGCTGCCCCTGGACATCGCCGATCCCGCAGCCGTCAGGGCCGCCGCCGAGGCTGCCCCGGACGTCTCGCTGCTCATCAACAACGCGGGGATCCAGACGGGGACCGACCTGGTGACCGGTTCGCTGGACGCGGTGCGGCACGAGCTGGAGACCAACGTGTTCGGCCACCTGGGAATGATCCGGGAGTTCGCACCGGTGCTCGCCGGCAACGGCGGGGGCGCGATCGTCAACGTCCTCTCCGCCATGTCGTGGTTCGGGGGCAAGGGCGCCAATGCCTACCACCTCTCCAAGGCCGCGGCCTGGGCCATGACCAATGGCGTCCGCCTGGAACTCGCCGGGCAGGGCACGCTGGTGACAGCGGTGCACCTCGGCCTGGCCGACACCGATATGGCCGCGGGCTGGCCCGTGGCCAAGCTCGCCCCGTCGGACCTGGTCGACACGGCGCTCGACGGTGTCGAGGCGGGCTTGGGCGAGGTCCTCGCCGACCAGTGGAGCCGGGACGTCAAATCCCGGCTGCCGCTGGCGCCGGAAGAGTTCAACGCCGCGATGGACCGTGCCCTGGCGGCGCTGACCGCGGCCTGA
- a CDS encoding helix-turn-helix domain containing protein, translating to MSPADPDQPNEAARLTQELLDQGYTKRQVAKILGRDASLVSQFFTKGKGASMVGALRQLVRAVRGGERDTEALSGIAEANTARRRTKTGQKARVRGKDTVGRPGESIAGRAGRQAISSGASHLAPVVHATGQAGGRLAFTVRMKADQYVYSAGSEQDSGGIRRGFIPRSDGTEERTYGSSSTGGFDAAEWSRRVADHHGDVTEAMREWLVETGRAVEDADIAYLEVRGWVPGDQP from the coding sequence GTGAGCCCGGCCGACCCGGACCAGCCGAACGAGGCGGCCCGCCTGACCCAGGAGCTGCTCGACCAGGGCTACACCAAGCGTCAGGTCGCCAAGATCCTCGGCCGCGATGCTTCGCTCGTCTCCCAGTTCTTCACCAAGGGCAAGGGCGCGAGCATGGTCGGCGCGCTGCGTCAGCTGGTGCGCGCGGTGCGCGGCGGCGAGCGGGACACCGAGGCGCTGTCCGGTATCGCGGAGGCGAACACCGCCCGCCGCCGCACCAAGACCGGCCAGAAGGCGCGGGTACGCGGCAAGGACACGGTCGGCAGGCCCGGCGAGTCGATTGCCGGCCGTGCGGGCAGGCAGGCCATCAGCTCCGGTGCCTCCCACCTCGCCCCGGTGGTCCACGCCACCGGGCAGGCCGGCGGCCGTCTGGCCTTCACGGTGCGGATGAAGGCCGACCAGTACGTCTACAGCGCCGGTTCGGAGCAGGATTCCGGCGGCATCCGGCGCGGGTTCATCCCCCGCTCGGACGGCACGGAGGAGCGTACCTACGGCTCCAGCTCGACCGGCGGGTTCGACGCGGCCGAGTGGTCCCGGCGGGTCGCGGACCACCATGGGGACGTCACCGAGGCGATGCGCGAGTGGCTGGTGGAGACCGGCCGGGCCGTGGAGGACGCCGACATCGCCTACCTGGAAGTCCGCGGCTGGGTCCCCGGGGACCAGCCGTAG
- a CDS encoding DNA-binding protein, whose product MATGVVPGVRETGRQVFPLAALQRLQARPAADLSVLRTAEVAVLRSDAPARVDEPDREWIGFGTGLDEAQLLAALSGWWRCDPARVAAGGVLLVTVASFVVAVLTGLAGWESDGTAGTTGRYRFPKARLAGYLSDLTAPANVVGRVGPEDARVAGLLLGTRLLSVSGGPIAYVPTNSTMTTNSTMATGRPGTETGE is encoded by the coding sequence ATGGCCACCGGTGTGGTCCCGGGCGTGCGCGAGACGGGCCGGCAGGTGTTCCCGCTGGCCGCGCTCCAGCGGTTGCAGGCCCGCCCGGCCGCGGATCTGTCCGTGCTCCGCACGGCCGAGGTCGCGGTGCTGCGCTCGGACGCCCCCGCGAGGGTGGACGAGCCGGACCGCGAGTGGATCGGCTTCGGCACCGGGCTGGATGAGGCGCAGCTGCTGGCCGCGTTGTCGGGCTGGTGGCGGTGCGATCCGGCCCGGGTCGCGGCTGGTGGGGTGTTGCTGGTGACGGTGGCTTCCTTCGTGGTCGCGGTGCTGACCGGCCTGGCCGGGTGGGAGTCCGACGGTACCGCTGGTACCACGGGCCGGTACCGCTTCCCGAAGGCGCGGCTGGCCGGCTACCTGAGCGACCTCACGGCCCCTGCGAATGTCGTCGGTCGGGTTGGTCCGGAGGACGCGCGTGTGGCGGGCCTGCTGCTCGGCACGCGCCTGCTGTCGGTGTCCGGAGGTCCGATCGCCTACGTTCCCACCAACTCGACCATGACCACCAACTCGACCATGGCCACCGGTCGGCCCGGTACCGAGACGGGGGAGTGA
- a CDS encoding MerR family DNA-binding transcriptional regulator → MTITKAAAERLIRIGEVARGAGVSVRAVRYYEQQGLLIAERSPSGQRLYRQDAIPLVRFFQQMFAAGLTSRRITELLPCWDSGHTDAEQRAMLRAERDRIQAKIDDLRAARDRLDEVIAITDTHP, encoded by the coding sequence ATGACCATCACCAAGGCCGCGGCCGAGCGGCTGATCCGCATCGGCGAGGTGGCTCGGGGTGCCGGCGTCTCGGTACGTGCCGTGCGCTACTACGAGCAGCAGGGGCTGCTCATCGCGGAGCGCAGCCCATCCGGCCAGCGCCTCTACCGACAGGACGCCATCCCCCTGGTCCGCTTCTTCCAGCAGATGTTCGCCGCCGGCCTGACCAGCCGAAGGATTACCGAACTCCTGCCGTGTTGGGACTCCGGGCACACCGACGCCGAGCAACGAGCCATGCTGCGCGCCGAGCGCGACCGTATCCAGGCCAAGATCGACGACCTGCGGGCCGCCCGGGACCGCCTCGACGAGGTCATCGCGATCACGGACACGCACCCGTAG
- a CDS encoding TnsA-like heteromeric transposase endonuclease subunit: MDGTHNGSAEAGPVWSHSCSLDDLLVPYEIPARAVERLALGPGWSGAWTTTWKVGAGEVVSPVNSLAEVPAMASAPVRRFTWRTSQRHRPGLECLVSTGRQHGFESLAERWLLLALDFVGGFDEVLAQPFRLRFAWCEGKGAHIPDFLVLAAGSSWLLDVRPAGLIEEEDEVRFAAAHQAAAAAGWRYAVVTGWRRGVLAGLDALSARRRPMTDPLGLEQQLLSAVQRRPWQFGELVDQTKVPAVARTHAVRLLWRRLLAVDLTQPFGDGTWIYPAGTV; encoded by the coding sequence GTGGACGGCACACACAACGGGAGCGCTGAGGCAGGGCCGGTCTGGTCGCACAGCTGCTCGCTGGATGATCTTCTGGTTCCGTACGAGATCCCTGCACGCGCGGTCGAGCGCCTGGCCCTCGGCCCCGGGTGGTCGGGAGCGTGGACCACGACGTGGAAGGTGGGGGCCGGTGAGGTCGTCAGCCCGGTGAACTCCCTGGCCGAGGTCCCGGCGATGGCCTCGGCGCCGGTACGACGCTTCACCTGGCGGACCAGCCAGCGACACCGCCCAGGACTGGAATGCCTGGTCTCCACCGGCCGGCAGCACGGCTTCGAGAGCCTGGCCGAACGGTGGCTGCTGCTTGCCCTGGACTTCGTGGGCGGGTTCGACGAGGTACTGGCCCAGCCGTTCCGATTGCGGTTCGCCTGGTGCGAAGGAAAGGGCGCGCACATCCCGGACTTCCTCGTGCTGGCCGCAGGATCATCGTGGCTGCTGGATGTGCGGCCGGCGGGGCTGATCGAGGAAGAGGACGAGGTTCGCTTCGCCGCGGCCCACCAGGCGGCGGCCGCGGCGGGCTGGCGCTATGCCGTGGTGACCGGCTGGCGGCGCGGGGTCCTCGCCGGGCTCGACGCTCTCTCCGCACGACGACGGCCGATGACCGATCCGCTCGGACTGGAACAGCAGTTGCTCTCCGCTGTACAACGGCGACCCTGGCAGTTCGGTGAGCTCGTGGACCAGACGAAGGTTCCGGCGGTCGCGCGAACGCACGCGGTTCGGCTGCTCTGGCGACGGCTGCTGGCGGTCGACCTGACCCAGCCGTTCGGGGACGGCACCTGGATCTATCCGGCTGGGACGGTGTGA
- a CDS encoding TniB family NTP-binding protein — MTSGDTAPFVLPGPSPARETLAGWQHWRLTRRSFVPAPAMDLAAWRLLSPKKKTLHDLHRAATHANLPLLTTPMSRSVERLLNGRIESNALKLKPATRAGVMVSGGGYQGKTESVCEVTAAFEDRWLALHQHLNPDAAPGCRDLHAPVAYVQTPVTAKPKSTCKAILNFYDTPVSARMDLPELIHQVAASLRDHGTKVLILDDITRLRMHRADDQDTLDLIRAFMSMHVTLVLIGVDIPGSGLLREGRHDAATGQWHLPASRHAKIHGLEATQTERRFDLVELDRFRYDTAPQIAAWLQHLCGVQAGLRLLDAPENMLTTGTMPEYLFQRTNGVVGLLERLIEDGCREAIATGLERLTEGLLEDLSIDLSHAPHRDPAAGEIPDVPTNRTARGTRRGRNTVFDDRGPAAAGAS; from the coding sequence ATGACCTCCGGCGACACGGCACCGTTCGTACTGCCCGGCCCCTCTCCGGCCCGCGAAACCCTCGCCGGCTGGCAGCACTGGCGCCTGACCCGCCGGTCCTTCGTCCCGGCACCCGCCATGGACCTGGCCGCCTGGCGGCTGCTGAGCCCGAAGAAGAAGACACTCCACGACCTGCACCGCGCCGCGACCCATGCCAACCTTCCCCTGCTGACCACCCCGATGAGCCGCTCGGTCGAACGTCTCCTCAACGGCCGTATCGAGAGCAACGCCCTCAAGCTCAAGCCCGCCACCCGCGCCGGCGTGATGGTCTCCGGCGGCGGCTACCAGGGCAAGACCGAGAGCGTCTGCGAAGTCACCGCCGCCTTCGAGGACCGCTGGCTCGCCCTGCACCAACACCTCAACCCCGACGCCGCCCCCGGCTGCCGGGACCTGCACGCCCCGGTCGCCTACGTCCAGACACCGGTGACCGCGAAACCCAAGAGCACCTGCAAGGCCATCCTGAACTTCTACGACACACCCGTCAGCGCACGCATGGACCTGCCCGAACTGATCCACCAGGTCGCCGCATCCCTGCGCGACCACGGCACGAAGGTCCTGATCCTGGACGACATCACCCGACTGCGCATGCACCGCGCCGACGACCAGGACACCCTCGACCTGATCCGGGCCTTCATGAGCATGCACGTCACCCTGGTCCTGATCGGCGTCGACATCCCCGGCTCCGGACTGCTGCGCGAGGGCCGCCACGATGCAGCCACCGGCCAGTGGCACCTGCCCGCCTCCCGGCACGCCAAGATCCACGGCTTGGAAGCCACCCAGACCGAACGGCGCTTCGACCTGGTCGAGCTCGACCGCTTCCGCTACGACACCGCGCCGCAGATCGCAGCGTGGCTCCAACACCTGTGCGGCGTCCAGGCCGGCCTGCGGCTGCTCGACGCACCCGAGAACATGCTCACCACGGGCACCATGCCCGAGTACCTGTTCCAGCGCACCAACGGCGTCGTCGGCCTGCTGGAGCGACTGATCGAGGACGGCTGCCGCGAGGCCATCGCCACCGGCCTGGAGCGGCTGACCGAAGGCCTCCTCGAAGACCTGTCCATCGACCTGAGCCACGCACCGCACCGCGACCCCGCGGCCGGCGAGATCCCGGACGTCCCCACCAACCGCACAGCCCGCGGCACTCGCCGCGGCCGCAACACCGTCTTCGACGACCGCGGCCCAGCCGCAGCAGGCGCGTCATGA
- a CDS encoding toxin Doc — protein sequence MELLVDIRWLLERQAEVLPKYPDVHDFSGLVAAAARHRVNTPRLGYAADAAWRAAALFHEIVAVRPLLARNALYAGLTVVAYMAASGEAVEPPYGALSDLAKEIRTGRADVYACAEEIRRWRI from the coding sequence ATGGAGCTCCTGGTCGACATTCGCTGGCTGCTGGAGCGCCAGGCCGAGGTGCTGCCGAAGTACCCGGACGTCCACGACTTCTCGGGCCTTGTCGCCGCCGCCGCCCGCCACCGGGTCAACACCCCGCGCCTGGGCTACGCCGCCGACGCGGCCTGGCGCGCGGCCGCGCTGTTCCACGAGATCGTGGCAGTCCGCCCACTGCTAGCCCGCAACGCCCTGTACGCGGGGCTGACCGTGGTGGCGTACATGGCCGCCTCCGGCGAGGCGGTCGAACCACCCTACGGGGCGCTCAGCGACCTGGCGAAGGAGATTCGCACGGGACGCGCGGATGTGTACGCGTGCGCGGAAGAGATCCGTCGCTGGCGGATCTGA
- a CDS encoding DEAD/DEAH box helicase — translation METTTPTVTAGQDVPTRLRAQDGMPLPAQPSGTVVNPLPLHWFQKDAVAAAVREVRDGGRATVVAATGSGKTLIAAGCARRVAAKGRVLVLVPTIELLEQTAEAWSLWGGRRGLAVAACSRDEALESAEAGGRVHAQVTTQAARLADLVAKEKTGEPVTVYATYASLERIVQAHQLCGLPAWDLVVIDEAHRTAGAEGKAWAAVHDDAQVPARRRLYFTATPRIADDRRAKDGLADLADAAGAEKLPVLCSMTDTRIYGETVFTWSLGQGIEHGYLADYRVLVPVVTDEDLRELLNLPAIADLRSQRSNEDLLRLALQIAVLRAVADLGLRRVITFHSRVSAAREFANTLPGAAELLPDAERPERIWAKAVAGTDRLKDRRAAFAEFKAHTGEDGEECGILANARLLSEGIDVRSVDSIVFSDPKSSVIDIVQAVGRALRQSYRQGKVSWVVIPVYLPTPQVGDDTATAEPSEVHDAGEAVKAEADAEIEASSFRTIWRVLRALAAHDARVVGRITELRASRSQGTAYTTAAKPAESEAAEAGEGEQQPAPVESPIEWLKINARHHAARILQTVKLRAFNPRAVEWQRMHAVAVVFHLQHGHLDPTDKTTHAELISWLTRQRHLNGQGLLDAARVSELDALGMIWSKNANAWERGAAYAAAFHHQHGHLAIPATAKLDDYAVGAWMRRQRKADNLTKDQVAKLDGLDELWRLEPDWNRSYRRLLAYLAAGGTLDGPANRTGGEADPTFRPGTWLRKQDKARTDGKLTDHQAALLEALRRHAETVAG, via the coding sequence GTGGAGACCACCACCCCCACCGTCACTGCCGGGCAGGACGTGCCGACCCGGCTGCGCGCCCAGGACGGGATGCCGCTCCCGGCGCAGCCGTCCGGCACCGTCGTCAATCCGCTGCCGCTGCACTGGTTCCAGAAGGACGCGGTGGCGGCCGCAGTGCGCGAGGTGAGGGACGGCGGCCGCGCCACGGTGGTCGCCGCGACCGGCTCCGGCAAGACGCTGATCGCGGCGGGCTGCGCCCGGCGCGTGGCGGCGAAGGGCCGGGTGCTGGTGCTGGTGCCGACGATCGAGCTGCTGGAGCAGACCGCCGAAGCGTGGTCGCTGTGGGGCGGTCGCCGAGGGCTGGCTGTCGCGGCCTGTTCGCGGGATGAGGCGCTGGAGAGCGCGGAGGCCGGCGGCCGCGTCCACGCCCAGGTCACCACCCAGGCCGCCCGGCTCGCTGACCTGGTCGCCAAGGAGAAGACCGGCGAGCCGGTCACGGTGTACGCCACCTACGCCTCGCTGGAGCGAATCGTCCAGGCCCACCAGTTGTGCGGCCTCCCGGCCTGGGACCTCGTGGTGATCGACGAGGCGCACCGCACCGCCGGCGCCGAGGGGAAGGCTTGGGCGGCGGTCCACGACGACGCCCAGGTCCCCGCCCGCAGGCGTCTGTACTTCACCGCGACCCCGCGGATCGCCGACGACCGGCGCGCGAAGGACGGCCTGGCCGACCTCGCCGACGCCGCCGGCGCCGAGAAGCTGCCCGTGCTCTGCTCCATGACGGACACTCGAATCTACGGCGAAACCGTTTTCACCTGGTCGCTCGGACAAGGGATCGAACACGGTTACCTTGCGGACTACCGGGTGCTGGTGCCGGTGGTCACCGACGAGGACCTGCGTGAGCTGCTGAACCTGCCCGCGATCGCGGACCTGCGCTCGCAGAGGTCGAACGAGGATCTGCTGCGCCTGGCGCTGCAGATTGCGGTGCTGCGCGCGGTCGCCGACCTGGGCCTGCGCCGCGTGATCACCTTCCACTCCCGGGTGTCCGCCGCGCGGGAGTTCGCGAACACCCTGCCGGGAGCCGCGGAGCTGCTGCCCGACGCGGAGCGCCCGGAGCGGATCTGGGCGAAGGCGGTGGCCGGCACCGACCGCCTCAAGGACCGCCGAGCCGCGTTCGCCGAGTTCAAGGCCCACACCGGCGAGGACGGCGAGGAGTGCGGCATCCTCGCCAACGCCCGACTCCTGTCCGAGGGCATCGACGTGAGAAGTGTGGACTCGATCGTCTTCAGCGATCCAAAGTCCAGCGTGATCGACATCGTCCAGGCGGTGGGCAGGGCGCTGCGCCAGTCCTACCGGCAGGGCAAGGTGTCCTGGGTGGTCATCCCGGTCTACCTGCCGACGCCGCAGGTCGGCGACGACACGGCCACCGCGGAGCCGTCCGAGGTCCATGACGCCGGCGAGGCGGTGAAGGCCGAGGCCGACGCCGAGATCGAGGCCTCCTCCTTCCGCACGATCTGGCGGGTCCTGCGGGCGCTGGCTGCGCACGACGCCCGGGTGGTCGGCCGGATCACCGAGCTGCGCGCCTCCCGCTCCCAGGGCACCGCGTACACCACCGCGGCCAAGCCGGCCGAGAGCGAGGCCGCCGAGGCCGGGGAGGGCGAGCAGCAGCCGGCCCCGGTGGAGTCGCCGATCGAGTGGCTCAAGATCAACGCCCGGCACCACGCCGCCCGGATCCTCCAGACCGTCAAACTGCGGGCGTTCAACCCCAGGGCGGTCGAATGGCAGCGTATGCACGCCGTCGCAGTGGTCTTCCACCTCCAGCACGGCCACCTCGACCCCACCGACAAGACCACGCACGCCGAGCTGATCTCCTGGCTCACCCGCCAGCGCCACCTCAACGGCCAGGGCCTACTTGATGCCGCCCGCGTCTCGGAGCTGGACGCGCTCGGCATGATCTGGTCGAAGAACGCCAACGCCTGGGAACGCGGGGCCGCCTACGCCGCCGCCTTCCACCACCAGCACGGCCACCTCGCGATCCCCGCCACCGCGAAGCTCGACGACTACGCGGTCGGCGCGTGGATGCGCCGCCAGCGCAAGGCCGACAACCTCACCAAGGACCAGGTCGCCAAGCTCGACGGCCTGGACGAACTGTGGCGCCTGGAGCCGGACTGGAACAGGTCGTACCGCCGCCTGCTCGCCTACCTCGCCGCCGGCGGAACCCTCGACGGCCCGGCCAACCGCACCGGCGGCGAGGCGGACCCGACCTTCCGGCCCGGCACCTGGCTGCGCAAGCAGGACAAGGCCCGCACCGACGGCAAGCTGACCGACCACCAGGCCGCGCTCCTGGAAGCCCTCCGACGACACGCCGAGACCGTCGCGGGCTGA